Proteins found in one Parasteatoda tepidariorum isolate YZ-2023 chromosome 7, CAS_Ptep_4.0, whole genome shotgun sequence genomic segment:
- the LOC122271813 gene encoding uncharacterized protein: MSTANSIMKLVHKIKSGFSSKKSSLAVFFDFQGAYDTVWRSKLLTKLQTCGICIKCYRRFLSQRWAKTRWNEQESTYKQSKVGLPQGAVSSCTLFSIYINDLVDKLTSLDGINVCMFADDVVIWTEAENCQAYEDQRNNLEGVMNKALEVLQSWSKENNMIINKNKTVYQFYSLRRVNPDFDLIIDDSKLQKSNLTTYLGVVLDNKLSFTNHINTVIDKVEKRTSILKRLAGAKWGSSQHTLNKTYNTYIKPIIKYGSEVLISSAQGKLDSLERAQNNALRIITGAVKTTPIIALQYYTSNPPITTEIKIQAVGTYVKMKASHRAQWMNESKPSSMKTQISPLEVCEKLLHDFQEDEPIICNKNITNPLKFIDVRHQLDINDLGKKNISDTVLKTNALCMLQEQYPEPEWTRVYTDGSKIQDSTGAGVHSKLFSHSAPVGYYMSNFDAEIFAISIALENLKNKINYFTKAVILVDSKAAIQAVAINHDSDTQTISDIRDNLIFLENANKIIMFQWIPSHVGINGNEKADQLAKKGTLEPQCNKPIPPDSLKKQFSEKLKTNLKLNQAVKSTGKPWANIQNSWKKFCHSPRKKAVANFRLSTGHDCLAEHLNRIGILPSSECQICNSGTMNSDHLLVCPLLDKQSQELGDLCKLYWDARDHMNSL; this comes from the coding sequence ATGTCAACCGCCAACTCAATTATGAAGTTGGTTCACAAAATTAAATCCGGTTTCAGttcaaagaaaagttctttggcagtattttttgattttcaaggAGCCTACGACACAGTTTGGAGAAGCAAACTTCTAACCAAACTTCAAACTTGTGGAATTTGCATTAAATGTTACAGAAGGTTCTTATCCCAAAGATGGGCAAAAACAAGATGGAACGAACAGGAATCTACCTACAAACAAAGCAAAGTCGGTCTGCCACAAGGAGCAGTAAGCAGCTGTACCCTATTTAGCATCTACATCAACGATCTGGTAGACAAACTAACAAGTTTAGATGGTATTAACGTTTGTATGTTCGCAGATGATGTTGTCATTTGGACGGAAGCAGAAAACTGCCAAGCATATGAAGATCAAAGGAATAATCTTGAAGGTGTTATGAATAAAGCTCTCGAGGTCTTGCAGTCTTGGTCCAAAGAGAATAACATgattatcaacaaaaataaaaccgTTTACCAATTCTACTCTCTAAGGCGTGTTAATCCAGACTTTGATTTGATAATAGATGATAGTAAGCTTCAAAAAAGCAACCTTACCACATATCTAGGTGTAGTACTGGATAACAAGTTAAGCTTTACCAATCATATCAATACTGTTATAGACAAAGTAGAAAAGAGAACTTCAATTCTGAAAAGACTAGCCGGTGCCAAATGGGGAAGCTCACAACACACTCTAAATAAAACCTATAACACCTATATCAAACCAATTATCAAATACGGAAGTGAGGTGTTAATTTCTAGCGCACAAGGTAAGCTCGACTCTTTGGAAAGAGCCCAAAACAATGCTCTCCGAATCATTACGGGAGCAGTGAAGACAACCCCAATTATAGCCCTACAATACTATACTTCTAATCCACCAATTAccactgaaattaaaatacaagcaGTTGGCACTTATGTTAAAATGAAAGCCTCCCATAGAGCGCAATGGATGAATGAATCAAAACCAAGTTCCATGAAGACCCAAATCTCTCCTCTAGAGGTATGTGAAAAATTACTGCATGATTTCCAAGAAGATGAGCCAATTATCTGTAACAAGAACATCACAAACCCTCTCAAATTTATAGATGTCAGGCACCAACTAGATATCAATGATTTGGGTAAGAAAAACATATCTGACACAGTACTAAAAACAAATGCATTATGCATGCTACAAGAGCAATACCCTGAACCAGAATGGACGAGAGTGTACACTGACGGCTCAAAAATACAAGACAGCACCGGAGCAGGAGTACACAGTAAGCTCTTTTCTCACAGCGCCCCTGTGGGATACTATATGTCAAATTTTGATGCAGAGATCTTCGCTATATCGATAGCCCTGGAAAACCTTAAGAATAAGATCAATTACTTCACTAAAGCAGTAATCCTTGTCGACTCTAAGGCAGCTATCCAGGCAGTTGCCATAAACCATGATTCAGATACTCAGACTATTTCAGATATTAgagataatttgatttttctcgaGAATGccaacaaaattattatgttcCAGTGGATCCCTTCGCATGTAGGAATCAATGGCAATGAAAAGGCAGACCAACTAGCCAAGAAAGGGACACTCGAACCACAATGTAATAAACCGATTCCACCAGACTcccttaaaaaacaattttccgaGAAACTTAAGACCAACCTAAAGCTCAACCAAGCAGTAAAATCCACTGGAAAACCCTGGGCTAACATCCAAAAcagttggaagaaattttgtcaCAGTCCTCGTAAGAAGGCTGTGGCAAACTTCAGACTCTCAACAGGCCATGACTGCTTGGCAGAGCACCTCAACAGAATAGGTATCCTTCCATCTAGTGAGTGCCAAATCTGCAATTCGGGAACCATGAACTCAGACCACTTGCTTGTATGCCCTTTACTGGACAAACAATCCCAAGAGCTGGGTGATTTGTGTAAACTTTACTGGGATGCCAGAGATCACATGAACTCTCTGTAA